In the genome of Hyphomicrobium sp. ghe19, the window CGCAAGAGGAAGATCCGAGTCCGTTCGACCGGCCACCAGGCGTTCAACGGGATAGGACTTAACTAGTCGCTCAACGGCTTACCATCGCGATGTCCCGGAGCACGCGCGTCTCGAGCATCACTTCGTCGAGGCGGTACTTCAAGATGTCGCCAATGCTTATAATGCCGACGATGCGCGCACCGTCTTTCACGGGGATGTGCCTGATGCGGCGCTCCGTCATCACTCGGGCCGTGTCCGATATGGCGTCGTCCGGCGCGCAAGTCACGACGCCCTGGGTCATGAGATCGGACACGCGCAATGAGCATATGTTTTCGCCGTACATGGCAACGCCGCGTGAAATATCTCGTTCGGAAATGATACCGTCGAGAGTGTTACCGCCCGAACTCACGACCAGAGC includes:
- a CDS encoding CBS domain-containing protein; translation: MLVANILGVKGTEVMTVRPADTVRNVARRLVQENVGALVVSSGGNTLDGIISERDISRGVAMYGENICSLRVSDLMTQGVVTCAPDDAISDTARVMTERRIRHIPVKDGARIVGIISIGDILKYRLDEVMLETRVLRDIAMVSR